A part of Silvimonas soli genomic DNA contains:
- a CDS encoding recombination protein NinB, which produces MNRFFLRTEDIRFNALAAIHALQLDANRPLVVEIKEMTRNLDQNAKMWAVLTDIATQVDWYGQRLSKEDWKHMFTAQLQKLRVVPSIEGGGFVALGQSTSKMTVREMADLIELAQAFGSERGVKWGDESRIAQQWAESRRAA; this is translated from the coding sequence ATGAATCGATTTTTCTTGCGTACCGAAGACATACGTTTCAATGCTCTGGCCGCTATCCACGCTTTGCAACTGGACGCCAATCGCCCACTCGTCGTCGAGATCAAGGAAATGACGCGCAACCTGGATCAGAACGCCAAGATGTGGGCCGTCCTGACCGACATCGCAACGCAGGTCGACTGGTATGGCCAGCGCCTGAGCAAAGAAGACTGGAAGCACATGTTCACCGCCCAACTGCAAAAGCTGCGGGTTGTACCGTCCATTGAGGGCGGCGGCTTCGTGGCGCTTGGCCAGTCCACTAGCAAGATGACCGTGCGCGAAATGGCTGACCTGATTGAGCTGGCCCAGGCCTTCGGTAGCGAGCGCGGTGTCAAGTGGGGAGATGAGTCTCGCATTGCCCAGCAATGGGCAGAAAGCAGGAGGGCTGCATGA
- a CDS encoding Ref family recombination enhancement nuclease has protein sequence MMSTARPSKTVPRPGDVPPAVMRHTAASIEKSHKTRVAALGCILCHELAQHQNGDTYLHHVRSDQGLSQRASDFLVIPLCHEHHQGASGIHGLGTRMFYTRYQLTELDLLAMVIGRLEGEL, from the coding sequence ATGATGAGTACAGCGCGCCCCAGCAAGACCGTTCCGCGTCCAGGTGATGTTCCGCCAGCGGTAATGCGCCATACGGCAGCATCTATCGAGAAATCGCACAAAACGCGTGTGGCCGCGCTGGGCTGCATTCTCTGTCATGAGCTTGCGCAGCATCAAAACGGCGATACATACCTCCATCATGTCAGAAGCGATCAAGGCCTATCGCAGCGCGCCAGCGATTTCCTCGTGATCCCGCTTTGTCACGAACACCACCAGGGCGCATCTGGCATACATGGCCTCGGCACGCGCATGTTCTACACGCGGTACCAACTGACCGAACTGGATTTGCTAGCCATGGTGATTGGCCGGCTGGAGGGTGAGCTTTGA
- a CDS encoding RusA family crossover junction endodeoxyribonuclease, protein MTTITLPWPPSLNKYWRHPTSGKLAGRHMISAEGRAYRVAVQAECLVNRIKPAVGRLNVEITAFPPDKRTRDLDNLTKALLDGLTHGGAWGDDGQIDRLVIERAGVVSNGCVVVRISQRGAL, encoded by the coding sequence TTGACCACAATCACGCTGCCATGGCCGCCAAGCCTGAACAAATACTGGCGCCATCCAACCAGCGGGAAGCTGGCGGGGCGACACATGATCAGCGCGGAAGGGCGTGCATACCGGGTCGCTGTGCAGGCCGAATGCCTGGTGAATCGTATCAAGCCAGCAGTGGGGCGCCTGAATGTTGAAATCACCGCATTCCCGCCAGACAAGCGCACGCGTGATCTCGACAATCTCACCAAGGCGCTCCTCGATGGCCTGACCCATGGCGGCGCATGGGGCGATGACGGCCAGATCGACCGCTTGGTGATCGAGCGCGCTGGCGTGGTCAGCAATGGCTGCGTCGTAGTGAGGATTTCCCAGCGAGGTGCTTTGTGA
- a CDS encoding PBSX family phage terminase large subunit translates to MAAINLEFAPKFAPLFKPKRYKVFHGGRGGAKSWEIARALVLLASCKKLRILCAREVQNTIKDSVHKLLKDQIESLGLLPWFTITDTSIKSTTGSEFIFKGLRYDVQGVKSTEGIDICWVEEAQTVSADSWEVLIPTIRKEGSEIWISFNPKEEVDPTYQRFVLNPPDDSVVVEVNYCDNPWFPEVLRKEMEYCKRVDFDAYEHIWLGKPRKISAAVIFSGRYRVDAFPDDLWIKAERLFFGADFGFAQDPSTLIRCFILENKLYIEHEAYGVGVELDEMHQLYDSVPSSRDWPIKGDNSRPETISYMHRQGFSISAADKWPGCVEDGITHLRGFEEIIIHERCKHTADEARLYSYKVDKQTNEVLPIIVDKHNHCWDAIRYALDGYIQARGGAGLWARLAG, encoded by the coding sequence ATGGCGGCGATCAATCTTGAGTTCGCCCCCAAGTTTGCCCCGTTATTCAAGCCGAAGCGTTACAAGGTATTCCATGGTGGCCGTGGTGGCGCCAAGTCGTGGGAGATAGCTCGCGCCTTGGTACTGCTGGCGTCCTGCAAGAAACTGCGCATTCTCTGTGCGCGTGAAGTACAGAACACCATCAAGGATTCAGTCCACAAGTTGTTGAAGGATCAGATCGAATCGCTCGGCCTGCTGCCTTGGTTCACGATCACCGATACCAGCATAAAAAGCACGACGGGTTCTGAATTCATTTTCAAAGGCCTGCGCTACGACGTGCAAGGCGTGAAGTCCACGGAAGGCATCGATATTTGCTGGGTGGAAGAAGCTCAGACAGTAAGTGCTGATTCATGGGAGGTACTGATCCCGACCATCCGCAAGGAAGGTTCAGAAATCTGGATCAGCTTTAACCCGAAAGAAGAAGTCGACCCCACCTACCAGCGCTTTGTACTGAATCCACCAGATGACTCGGTGGTGGTCGAGGTTAATTACTGCGACAACCCCTGGTTTCCGGAAGTACTCCGCAAGGAAATGGAGTACTGCAAGCGCGTCGACTTTGATGCCTATGAGCATATCTGGCTCGGCAAGCCACGCAAGATCAGCGCGGCAGTCATCTTCTCCGGCAGGTATCGCGTCGATGCATTTCCTGATGACCTATGGATCAAGGCGGAACGTCTGTTCTTTGGCGCTGACTTTGGCTTCGCGCAAGACCCGAGCACGCTAATCCGCTGTTTCATTCTCGAAAACAAGCTTTACATCGAGCATGAAGCCTACGGCGTGGGTGTTGAGCTGGATGAAATGCACCAGCTTTACGACAGCGTTCCCAGTTCACGTGACTGGCCTATCAAGGGCGATAACAGCCGCCCGGAAACGATCAGCTATATGCACCGGCAGGGATTCTCAATTTCTGCCGCAGATAAATGGCCTGGCTGCGTTGAAGATGGCATCACGCATCTACGCGGCTTTGAAGAAATCATCATTCATGAGCGTTGCAAGCACACCGCTGATGAAGCCCGGCTTTATTCGTACAAGGTCGACAAGCAGACCAATGAGGTACTGCCGATCATCGTAGACAAACACAACCACTGCTGGGATGCGATTCGTTACGCCTTGGATGGCTATATCCAGGCACGTGGCGGCGCTGGCTTGTGGGCCCGACTCGCTGGCTAA
- a CDS encoding DUF1073 domain-containing protein has product MARKPARIQKAAARSQDSKGKFQSRDSFQNLMARTGYGAGSLQDGSAYTFDYISRNRTLLEGAFQSNWVARTTVSVVAEDMTREGIEIKSSLEPDDLEMIYEEFDTLQLWDALCDNIKWARLYGGSIAVMLIDGQDMSKPLNVETIAEGQFKGLMVLDRWLVQPTLEDIVKQYGDGFGLPRFYDVVADSLALARQRIHHSRVIRIDGEDLPYWRKISENLWGVSVLEGLWDRIIAFDSTTEGAAQLVYKAYLRTYKVEGLRQIIAAGGKVMEGLVAQIEMIRKYQSSEGLTLMDKSDEFEAHSYTFSGLSDVLLQFGQQLSGATQIPLVRLFGQSPAGLNSTGESDLATYQDTIKRGQNRKLRTGLTKLLDVVSRSRLGKPLPAGTTFKFRPLYQLKDIDKANIAKTVSDAVINAEDAGIISRSTALKELRQSAETTGIFSNISDEEIEEAENDPPPPGETDDPANEGSQAQEQQSGKNAED; this is encoded by the coding sequence ATGGCACGGAAACCCGCACGCATTCAGAAGGCAGCGGCCCGCAGCCAGGATAGCAAAGGCAAGTTCCAGTCGCGGGACAGCTTCCAGAACTTGATGGCCCGTACGGGCTACGGCGCTGGCAGCCTGCAGGACGGCAGCGCTTACACGTTCGACTACATCAGCCGCAACCGCACGTTGCTGGAAGGCGCGTTTCAGTCGAACTGGGTGGCGCGCACCACGGTATCTGTGGTGGCTGAAGACATGACCCGCGAGGGCATTGAAATCAAGTCGTCGCTTGAGCCTGACGACCTGGAAATGATTTACGAAGAGTTCGACACCCTGCAATTGTGGGATGCGCTCTGCGACAACATCAAATGGGCGCGGCTCTACGGCGGCTCCATTGCCGTGATGCTGATCGACGGCCAGGACATGAGCAAGCCGCTCAACGTCGAAACCATTGCAGAGGGCCAATTCAAGGGCCTGATGGTGCTTGATCGCTGGTTGGTTCAGCCAACACTTGAAGACATCGTCAAGCAGTATGGCGATGGATTCGGGCTGCCACGCTTTTATGACGTGGTCGCCGACTCACTTGCTCTGGCGCGCCAACGCATCCACCACTCGCGGGTAATCCGCATCGACGGTGAAGACCTGCCGTACTGGCGCAAGATCAGCGAGAACCTGTGGGGCGTGTCGGTGCTTGAAGGGCTGTGGGATCGGATCATTGCCTTCGATAGCACGACCGAGGGCGCTGCACAGCTGGTATACAAGGCATACCTGCGCACCTACAAAGTGGAAGGCCTGCGGCAGATCATTGCTGCTGGCGGCAAGGTCATGGAAGGTCTGGTCGCCCAGATCGAGATGATCCGCAAGTATCAGTCCAGTGAAGGACTGACGCTGATGGATAAGTCTGATGAATTCGAGGCGCACTCGTACACCTTCAGCGGCTTGTCTGATGTCCTGTTGCAGTTCGGTCAGCAATTGTCTGGCGCCACGCAGATTCCGCTGGTGCGGTTGTTTGGCCAGTCTCCGGCCGGGCTGAACAGCACGGGCGAATCAGACTTGGCGACGTACCAAGACACGATCAAGCGCGGCCAGAACCGAAAGCTCCGAACTGGCCTGACCAAGTTGCTGGATGTAGTCAGTCGATCACGCCTTGGTAAGCCTTTACCTGCTGGCACCACATTCAAGTTCCGGCCGCTGTATCAGCTGAAGGATATCGACAAAGCCAACATCGCCAAGACAGTTAGCGATGCGGTGATCAACGCAGAAGATGCCGGAATCATCTCGCGCTCGACTGCGCTGAAAGAGTTACGGCAGTCGGCAGAAACAACCGGCATTTTCTCCAATATCTCAGACGAGGAGATCGAGGAGGCCGAGAATGATCCGCCGCCGCCAGGGGAAACAGATGACCCAGCTAACGAGGGATCGCAAGCGCAAGAGCAGCAATCCGGTAAGAACGCGGAAGATTGA
- a CDS encoding phage minor head protein: protein MTQLTRDRKRKSSNPVRTRKIEQAYSGQLRKVAQHIGHLINGFPAGDPASVAPITQLLTAYSEALTQWATFTGASMLAAVNKQDVAMWARNAEEMSKALRYELKHTQTGELQRELLAEQVTLIKSIPLDAARRVHDLTLKGLEDSTRAAEIAREIRRSGEVSASKATLIARTEVARTASTLTQSRAEQVGSTHYIWRTSGDGDVRHAHKEMNGKVVAWADPPLLSDGTRTHAGQIYNCRCYPEPIIPD from the coding sequence ATGACCCAGCTAACGAGGGATCGCAAGCGCAAGAGCAGCAATCCGGTAAGAACGCGGAAGATTGAACAGGCTTATTCGGGCCAGTTGCGCAAGGTTGCCCAGCATATCGGGCACCTTATCAACGGGTTTCCTGCGGGTGATCCGGCATCGGTTGCGCCAATTACCCAATTGCTGACCGCTTACAGTGAGGCGCTGACCCAGTGGGCTACGTTTACTGGTGCCAGCATGCTTGCAGCGGTGAACAAGCAAGACGTGGCTATGTGGGCGCGCAATGCAGAGGAAATGTCGAAAGCGCTGCGCTATGAACTCAAGCACACGCAAACAGGTGAGTTGCAGCGCGAATTACTGGCCGAGCAGGTGACATTGATCAAGTCGATTCCGCTTGATGCTGCTCGGCGCGTACATGATCTGACGTTGAAGGGTTTGGAAGACTCAACCCGCGCTGCCGAGATTGCCAGGGAAATACGACGATCTGGCGAAGTGTCAGCGAGCAAGGCTACGCTGATCGCCCGTACTGAAGTGGCGCGAACGGCCAGCACACTGACGCAATCGAGGGCTGAACAGGTCGGCAGTACGCATTACATCTGGCGCACGTCAGGTGATGGCGATGTTCGCCACGCCCACAAGGAAATGAATGGCAAGGTTGTTGCATGGGCTGATCCACCTCTATTGAGCGATGGCACCCGCACGCATGCCGGCCAGATTTACAACTGCCGGTGCTACCCGGAACCCATTATCCCCGATTAA
- a CDS encoding DUF2213 domain-containing protein has protein sequence MQRITKDASGRLRIYTVEQLGPKQSVTPEGFLLCHDVPIARTGTQLYGADEVPVDSANGEVRIYRQEDDVFRPETVASFEGKSVTIDHPDDFVTPENWKELTVGVTQNVRRGTGAETDLLIADLLITDQEAINAVRAGLREVSCGYEADYEQDSPGVGYQRNIVGNHVALVERGRAGPRCAIQDKEPKHMAKPSWKDRIWAAFGSRDAEGMEEALKEGQKSADADDETEEERKAREAKESSKTGDAALKKIMDKLQSMDADIQELKKERAESEDDDGKEDDPDMTTDTVIEAETARKADVGKTYTGDALRDTVSRAEILAPGLATPTTDGVKVADAVARHQRRALKQAMTTDAGKAAIAPFLNGRALDKLTGDALHAVFIGASELMKTRNNDTATRSTAKTSDFGGVTTVAKINEANAQYWQNRK, from the coding sequence ATGCAACGCATCACAAAAGACGCCAGTGGCCGCCTTCGCATCTACACGGTTGAGCAGCTTGGCCCCAAGCAGTCGGTCACGCCTGAAGGGTTTCTGCTTTGCCATGACGTGCCCATTGCCCGCACCGGCACTCAGTTATACGGCGCTGATGAGGTGCCGGTTGATTCAGCCAATGGCGAGGTTCGCATCTATCGGCAGGAAGACGACGTTTTCCGTCCTGAGACGGTAGCGAGCTTCGAAGGCAAGTCGGTCACGATTGACCACCCGGATGATTTCGTCACACCCGAGAACTGGAAAGAACTCACGGTCGGGGTGACCCAGAACGTGCGCCGCGGTACTGGCGCAGAAACCGATCTGCTGATTGCAGACCTGCTCATTACCGACCAGGAAGCAATCAACGCAGTACGCGCGGGACTACGCGAGGTCTCGTGCGGCTATGAAGCTGACTATGAGCAAGATTCGCCCGGTGTGGGTTACCAGCGAAATATCGTCGGCAATCACGTAGCGCTCGTTGAGCGTGGCCGCGCAGGCCCGCGTTGTGCAATTCAAGACAAGGAACCGAAACACATGGCTAAACCTAGCTGGAAAGACCGCATCTGGGCCGCATTCGGCTCGCGTGATGCGGAAGGGATGGAAGAAGCCCTGAAGGAAGGTCAGAAGTCAGCAGATGCCGATGACGAAACTGAGGAAGAACGCAAAGCGCGTGAAGCCAAGGAATCGAGCAAGACTGGCGATGCTGCGCTGAAGAAGATCATGGACAAGCTCCAGTCCATGGATGCGGATATCCAGGAACTGAAGAAAGAGCGTGCCGAGTCGGAAGACGATGACGGCAAAGAAGACGACCCGGATATGACTACCGATACCGTGATCGAAGCCGAAACTGCACGCAAGGCTGATGTCGGTAAGACCTACACCGGTGATGCCCTGCGTGACACGGTATCCCGCGCTGAAATTCTGGCTCCGGGTCTGGCCACGCCGACCACTGATGGCGTCAAGGTTGCTGATGCTGTTGCCCGACACCAACGCCGTGCGTTGAAGCAGGCTATGACCACCGACGCGGGTAAGGCAGCAATTGCGCCATTTCTGAATGGTCGTGCGCTCGACAAGCTGACTGGCGATGCTTTGCATGCGGTTTTCATTGGGGCCTCCGAGCTGATGAAGACTCGCAACAACGACACCGCCACGCGCAGCACTGCCAAGACCTCAGATTTTGGTGGTGTAACGACCGTAGCCAAGATCAACGAAGCCAACGCGCAGTACTGGCAAAACCGCAAATAA
- a CDS encoding structural cement protein Gp24, producing MSNAILYRMNSGIPGDVSRRQSATIESGFYDSGAAFPGYGLFGKIVSGKFDPIGAGDTAANVYGALVRPYPTTGLNASDPLGTAVPPTSGVCNILRRGYMTVKNNAGTASLGSQVYVRVAAAAAGKPIGGIEAASDTTNTIAITGATFMSAADASGNVEIAFNI from the coding sequence ATGAGCAATGCAATTCTTTACCGCATGAATTCTGGCATCCCTGGGGATGTCAGCCGCCGCCAGAGCGCCACGATTGAATCTGGCTTTTATGATTCAGGCGCCGCTTTCCCTGGCTACGGCCTGTTCGGCAAGATCGTGTCGGGCAAGTTCGATCCGATCGGTGCTGGCGACACTGCCGCCAATGTGTATGGCGCGCTGGTTCGTCCGTATCCAACGACCGGGCTCAATGCCTCCGATCCGCTGGGTACAGCCGTGCCTCCTACTTCCGGCGTCTGCAACATCTTGCGCCGTGGCTACATGACCGTGAAAAACAACGCCGGTACAGCATCGCTGGGAAGCCAGGTTTACGTGCGTGTTGCCGCTGCGGCTGCAGGCAAACCCATCGGCGGCATCGAGGCAGCATCCGATACAACCAACACCATCGCCATCACTGGCGCAACGTTCATGAGCGCGGCAGACGCCTCCGGCAACGTTGAAATCGCATTCAATATCTAA
- a CDS encoding DUF2184 domain-containing protein yields the protein MLTFDRRTIDSAGAFLVGELERLDQTLHMPLASVTWSRDIKLREDVSIADELSSFTNSAFAAAGGPSPNGKSWIGKDATAIAGMALDIGKTANPLNLWGMELGWTLPELESAQKLGRPVDQQKFAGMQLKYQMDIDEQVYIGDTGLGVTGLVNNGSVATTNAINGNWNNGTTTPNQILQDVNTLLESVWASSAFAVCPEELRVPPIQYSYLVSTLISSAGNISILRFLQENSIANAVNGKPLNIQPLKWLTGRGASNKDRMVAYTNDTKRVRFPLVPLQRTPLEYRGIQQLTTYFGRLGVVEVVYGETLGYVDGI from the coding sequence ATGCTGACTTTTGACCGTCGTACCATCGACTCGGCCGGTGCCTTCCTCGTTGGCGAACTGGAACGCTTGGACCAGACCTTGCACATGCCTTTGGCATCGGTGACCTGGTCGCGCGATATCAAACTGCGTGAAGACGTTTCTATTGCTGACGAACTGTCGTCCTTCACCAATTCGGCGTTTGCCGCAGCTGGCGGCCCATCGCCTAATGGCAAAAGCTGGATCGGCAAGGATGCGACCGCTATTGCTGGCATGGCACTGGATATCGGCAAGACTGCAAATCCCCTGAACTTGTGGGGTATGGAGCTGGGCTGGACATTGCCTGAACTGGAATCCGCCCAGAAGCTCGGGCGCCCGGTTGATCAGCAGAAGTTTGCTGGCATGCAACTCAAGTACCAGATGGACATCGATGAGCAGGTTTATATCGGTGACACTGGCTTGGGCGTTACCGGCCTCGTGAATAACGGCAGTGTGGCCACCACGAACGCCATCAACGGCAACTGGAACAATGGCACGACCACGCCGAACCAGATTCTGCAGGATGTGAATACCCTGCTGGAGTCGGTCTGGGCTTCGTCCGCTTTCGCTGTTTGCCCGGAAGAACTGCGCGTGCCGCCAATCCAGTACAGCTATCTGGTCAGCACACTGATCAGCTCGGCCGGTAATATCTCAATCCTGCGCTTCCTGCAGGAAAACTCGATTGCCAATGCGGTCAATGGCAAGCCTTTGAACATTCAGCCGCTGAAATGGCTGACTGGTCGTGGTGCTTCCAACAAGGATCGCATGGTGGCGTACACCAACGACACCAAGCGTGTGCGCTTCCCGCTGGTGCCGTTGCAACGTACCCCGCTGGAATACCGTGGCATTCAACAACTGACCACCTACTTTGGTCGCCTGGGTGTCGTCGAAGTGGTTTACGGCGAAACGCTCGGCTACGTCGACGGTATTTAA
- a CDS encoding STY1053 family phage-associated protein, with translation MSVINVAKAFTLSVVEEGQLVKKPFAVGIQDVEDFVADHWYTKAHTEPLPDAVAKAKKPADTTAKPQG, from the coding sequence ATGTCAGTCATCAATGTTGCAAAGGCCTTTACACTTTCCGTGGTCGAAGAAGGCCAGTTGGTGAAAAAGCCTTTCGCCGTCGGCATCCAGGATGTTGAAGACTTTGTCGCCGACCACTGGTATACCAAGGCTCACACCGAGCCATTGCCTGATGCCGTAGCCAAGGCAAAGAAGCCTGCTGACACCACCGCCAAGCCACAAGGTTAA
- a CDS encoding DUF4054 domain-containing protein → MDTAQFREDFTEFSDETIYPDSLVQLWLTAALMFVDECRWGDAYNLGLELFTAHHLVVSAKDQQAAEIGAVPGQVTGATSSKSVDKVSVGFDTKAVTYEGAGFWNMSSYGIQFYQLMMIFGAGGIQL, encoded by the coding sequence ATGGATACCGCCCAGTTTCGGGAAGACTTCACCGAATTCAGCGACGAGACAATCTATCCAGACTCGTTGGTCCAGCTATGGCTGACCGCAGCGCTGATGTTCGTGGACGAATGCCGGTGGGGCGATGCCTATAACCTCGGTCTAGAGCTTTTCACCGCGCATCACCTTGTGGTGTCAGCGAAAGACCAGCAGGCGGCAGAGATTGGGGCGGTGCCGGGGCAAGTGACCGGTGCCACTTCATCCAAGTCGGTTGACAAGGTCAGCGTCGGATTTGATACCAAGGCCGTTACCTACGAAGGTGCTGGCTTCTGGAACATGTCCAGCTATGGCATTCAGTTTTACCAGCTCATGATGATCTTCGGCGCTGGCGGCATCCAACTTTGA
- a CDS encoding phage neck terminator protein, whose amino-acid sequence MANDSSTGGYLAPVAASPPETDKDLDTILQAMVTGISGLPGNLVRPRWQPTVPKQPEPTTNWCAIGIQRQVLVDMPYIAHDGTGNGQDNFMRYEEIDLLCSFYGPQGMQYASAVRDGIYIPQNSEAIKQHNMAFIGASDIIPAPDFVNQQWIRRFDMTIRLRRQITRTYQVLNILSAETQVTPDSF is encoded by the coding sequence ATGGCGAATGATTCTTCAACTGGCGGCTATCTCGCGCCGGTCGCGGCGTCTCCGCCAGAAACTGACAAAGACCTCGATACGATCCTGCAGGCCATGGTGACGGGCATATCCGGGTTGCCTGGCAACCTTGTTCGCCCTCGATGGCAGCCGACTGTGCCCAAGCAGCCAGAGCCAACAACCAACTGGTGTGCAATCGGTATTCAGCGGCAAGTCCTGGTCGACATGCCCTATATCGCGCATGACGGCACTGGAAACGGCCAAGACAACTTCATGCGGTATGAAGAAATTGATCTGCTCTGCTCCTTCTACGGGCCGCAGGGCATGCAATACGCCAGTGCAGTACGCGATGGCATCTACATTCCGCAAAACAGCGAAGCCATCAAGCAACACAACATGGCATTTATCGGCGCGTCGGACATCATCCCGGCGCCTGATTTCGTAAACCAGCAATGGATTCGCCGCTTTGATATGACGATCCGGCTGCGCAGGCAAATCACCCGCACCTATCAGGTGCTCAACATTCTGTCGGCTGAAACGCAAGTCACGCCTGACTCTTTCTAA
- a CDS encoding DUF3383 domain-containing protein, translated as MSLGLSVSDVVSVDVVMSPIAAATRNFGALLVLGASSVIDINSRIRQYTTLDAVASDFGTSAPEYLAADLFFSQSPQPSLLYVGRWAKTPTSAQLLGGVLSAAQQAMSNFSSIANGTMAITIDGTAKTLSAMDFTGQTNLNGVASAITAKLGAAGTCTWDAVNSRFAITSSTTGTTSTIGYATSTGSGTDVSTLILMQSGQASAPVPGVLAETLLAAVSLMANLSNDWYGLEVADSSPTTSDLLGVAAYIEGSGVSRIFGVTTTSSTALDSTSTTDLPAQLKAAKYRRTFSQYSSSSAYAAASIYGRAFTVNFQGNNTTITLKFKQEPGVTAETLTESQAATLKGKNCNAFVNYANSTAIIQEGVMADGSFFDEVHGLDWLQNDVQTAVFNLLYTSLTKIPQTDAGINQIVTTIASRLDQAVANGLVAPGVWNAGGFGSLNQGDTLAKGYYVYAPPIATQSQADREARKAPVIQVAVKLAGAVHSVDAIINVNR; from the coding sequence ATGTCTCTTGGTCTTTCCGTATCGGACGTGGTCAGCGTTGACGTCGTCATGTCGCCCATTGCCGCAGCTACCCGCAATTTCGGGGCGCTGCTGGTGTTAGGCGCATCCAGTGTGATCGATATCAATAGCCGTATTCGCCAGTACACCACCCTGGACGCAGTTGCCTCTGATTTTGGCACCAGCGCCCCTGAGTATCTGGCTGCAGACCTGTTTTTCTCGCAGTCGCCGCAGCCGTCATTGCTTTATGTTGGTCGCTGGGCCAAGACGCCCACTTCTGCGCAATTGCTCGGCGGTGTGCTCTCCGCAGCACAGCAAGCAATGTCTAATTTCAGCTCTATCGCCAACGGTACGATGGCCATCACCATCGATGGCACCGCCAAGACGTTGTCTGCGATGGATTTCACGGGGCAGACCAACTTGAATGGCGTGGCCTCTGCCATTACGGCCAAGCTGGGCGCGGCAGGTACTTGCACGTGGGACGCGGTGAATAGTCGCTTTGCGATTACCAGTTCCACGACTGGCACGACATCTACCATTGGCTACGCAACATCTACTGGCAGTGGCACGGATGTGTCTACGTTGATCCTGATGCAATCCGGCCAGGCCTCCGCGCCGGTGCCGGGTGTACTTGCAGAAACCCTTCTGGCTGCCGTGTCGTTAATGGCCAACCTGTCGAATGACTGGTATGGGCTGGAGGTCGCAGATAGCTCGCCGACCACCAGCGATCTGCTGGGTGTGGCAGCCTATATTGAGGGCTCTGGCGTATCCCGCATCTTCGGCGTAACCACTACGTCTTCGACCGCGCTGGACTCGACCTCGACTACTGACTTGCCGGCGCAGCTGAAGGCAGCGAAATATCGTCGGACGTTCTCCCAGTACAGCAGCAGCTCGGCATATGCAGCGGCTTCGATCTATGGCCGTGCTTTCACGGTCAACTTCCAGGGCAACAACACCACGATCACGCTGAAGTTCAAGCAAGAGCCTGGCGTCACTGCGGAAACCCTGACCGAGAGCCAGGCAGCTACGCTCAAGGGCAAGAACTGCAATGCCTTCGTGAACTATGCCAATTCAACCGCCATCATCCAGGAAGGCGTGATGGCAGACGGCTCGTTCTTTGACGAAGTGCATGGCCTGGACTGGCTGCAGAACGATGTGCAGACGGCAGTATTCAACCTGCTCTACACCAGCCTGACCAAGATTCCTCAGACCGATGCTGGTATCAACCAGATCGTCACGACCATTGCCAGTCGCCTGGATCAGGCCGTGGCTAATGGCCTGGTCGCGCCCGGGGTATGGAATGCGGGCGGCTTTGGTTCGTTGAATCAGGGCGACACGCTGGCCAAGGGCTATTACGTCTACGCGCCACCGATTGCTACGCAGTCACAGGCCGACCGAGAAGCTCGTAAAGCCCCGGTGATTCAGGTCGCCGTCAAGCTGGCTGGTGCGGTTCATTCCGTCGACGCCATCATCAACGTGAACCGCTAA
- a CDS encoding phage protein, translating to MPAYSFLDVQATLVAVGGVINIGSGASVAEEGITIQRAGDKNTMLIAADGNGMHSLHADKSGQVTVRLIKGSPVNAKLMALYDAQSLSSALWGKNIITVSNSVVGDMHVASACAFKKCPDMNNKKDADIVEWIFDSIDINSILGTYN from the coding sequence ATGCCTGCTTATTCATTCCTGGACGTCCAGGCAACGCTGGTCGCCGTTGGCGGTGTCATCAATATTGGCTCTGGTGCATCGGTGGCAGAGGAAGGCATCACCATCCAACGTGCTGGCGACAAAAATACAATGCTCATTGCCGCCGATGGCAACGGCATGCATAGCCTTCATGCTGACAAATCCGGCCAGGTTACGGTGCGCCTGATCAAGGGCTCTCCGGTCAATGCCAAACTGATGGCGCTTTATGACGCCCAGTCGCTCAGTTCCGCGCTTTGGGGAAAGAACATCATTACCGTGAGCAATTCGGTTGTTGGCGATATGCACGTGGCCAGTGCCTGCGCCTTCAAAAAGTGCCCGGATATGAACAACAAGAAAGATGCCGATATCGTTGAATGGATTTTCGATTCCATCGACATCAATAGCATCCTTGGGACGTACAACTGA